From Gopherus flavomarginatus isolate rGopFla2 chromosome 16, rGopFla2.mat.asm, whole genome shotgun sequence, a single genomic window includes:
- the LOC127035295 gene encoding C-type lectin domain family 17, member A-like has protein sequence MSTVSQSLAEAQVDRDTIRRDVKRNLSHHQDYLELKMSKEFNVFNSQPLNVSKEVAGVRLGIEKDRSHLQEATELRNLTHSMSKELAEVRRDHDRLQEVLSRVQDELRNLKEFTSIKYPPDWQSFEKSCYFFSASTKSWPDTKQFCTDQRSGLVIVNTEEGQMFLSKHITKPQMYLLGLSDSAKEGKWRWLDSSLLSVRFWGPREPNNAGAHGEDCGSLHFNGKWNDAICSLTEHWICEQNC, from the exons ATGTCTACAGTGTCTCAGAGTCTTGCGGAAGCCCAGGTGGATAGAGATACTATTAGAAGAGATGTCAAGAGAAATCTGTCACATCATCAGGACTATCTAG AATTGAAGATGTCCAAAGAATTCAATGTGTTTAACAGTCAACCTCTTAATG TGTCCAAGGAGGTTGCTGGGGTTAGGCTGGGGATTGAGAAAGACCGATCACATCTCCAGGAAGCCACAG AGTTAAGGAACCTAACACACAGCATGTCGAAGGAGCTGGCTGAGGTGAGAAGGGACCATGACAGGCTCCAGGAGGTCTTGAGCAGGGTGCAGGACGAGTTACGAAACCTCAAAG AATTCACCTCCATAAAATATCCACCTGACTGGCAGAGTTTTGAGAAAAGTTGCTACTTCTTTTCAGCATCAACTAAATCGTGGCCGGACACTAAGCAGTTCTGTACTGATCAAAGGTCTGGCTTGGTTATCGTTAACACTGAAGAGGGAC AGATGTTTTTGTCAAAGCACATCACTAAGCCCCAAATGTACTTGCTAGGCCTTAGCGACTCAGCGAAGGAAGGGAAGTGGCGCTGGCTGGACAGCAGCCTCCTGTCTGTCAG ATTCTGGGGGCCCAGGGAACCCAACAATGCTGGGGCACACGGGGAGGACTGTGGCAGCCTGCACTTTAACGGGAAGTGGAACGATGCCATCTGCTCCTTGACTGAGCACTGGATCTGCGAACAGAATTGCTAG